One genomic segment of Kiritimatiella glycovorans includes these proteins:
- a CDS encoding DUF2283 domain-containing protein, which yields MKLNYYKDTDSLYIDLSSKPSADTREISEGIALDYDADGNIAGIDIDNASRKIDLREIILSKIPAEFETLTA from the coding sequence ATGAAACTGAACTACTACAAAGACACCGACTCCCTGTATATTGACCTGTCGTCCAAGCCGAGTGCCGATACCAGAGAGATCTCAGAGGGTATCGCCCTGGATTATGATGCCGACGGCAACATCGCCGGCATCGACATCGACAATGCCAGCCGGAAGATCGACTTACGGGAGATCATTCTCAGTAAAATCCCCGCAGAATTCGAGACGCTGACGGCATAA
- a CDS encoding phage regulatory CII family protein produces MESHEIFREAMNRTGIKTIAGHLRLSTSLLYKWCQPSDTPDASGAANPLDRVRHFCAFTGDASPVMWLCEQCGGYFVRNPDPGEAPPDLMMLDETRRIVREFSQLFDAITKSLDEDGTVSPCEAERIRREWEDLKRVGEGFVRACEAKKSPSTGEN; encoded by the coding sequence ATGGAATCGCACGAGATATTCCGGGAGGCGATGAACCGGACCGGGATCAAGACCATTGCGGGACACCTGCGCCTCTCGACCTCGCTGCTCTACAAGTGGTGTCAGCCCAGCGATACGCCCGACGCCAGCGGTGCGGCGAACCCGCTCGACCGCGTGCGCCATTTCTGTGCCTTCACCGGCGACGCCTCGCCGGTGATGTGGCTGTGCGAACAGTGCGGTGGGTACTTCGTCCGCAACCCGGATCCCGGAGAGGCGCCGCCGGACCTGATGATGCTCGATGAGACGCGCCGGATTGTGCGCGAATTCTCCCAGTTGTTCGATGCGATCACCAAGAGTCTCGACGAGGACGGCACGGTCTCTCCGTGCGAAGCGGAGCGCATCCGCCGGGAGTGGGAGGATCTGAAGCGCGTGGGCGAGGGATTTGTCCGTGCGTGCGAGGCGAAAAAATCACCGTCAACCGGGGAGAACTGA
- a CDS encoding DUF350 domain-containing protein: MHLLLGISCFLSSVLVAVLVVFATWALFSRLGTAKLEQIRAGNSAAAVLLGAELLAFGILMTRCLYPVSAVLQNLFLGSGLGALKSVLVLIGYIVLGYALSVLTVALAAQLFKLLSRDLDENAEIRAGNLAAAIVFGMVIVTIAFMVQSGLGDLLNTLIPPFGGTKISFQA; the protein is encoded by the coding sequence ATGCACCTGTTGCTGGGTATTTCCTGTTTTTTGAGTTCGGTGCTGGTTGCCGTACTCGTGGTGTTTGCCACATGGGCTCTTTTCTCGCGGCTCGGCACTGCGAAACTGGAGCAGATCCGCGCGGGGAACAGTGCCGCGGCGGTACTGCTGGGCGCGGAGCTGCTGGCGTTCGGCATTCTGATGACCCGCTGCCTCTATCCGGTTTCCGCGGTGCTGCAGAACCTCTTCCTCGGCAGCGGCCTCGGCGCCCTCAAATCCGTGCTGGTTCTGATCGGCTACATCGTGCTCGGCTACGCACTCTCCGTACTCACCGTCGCCCTCGCCGCGCAGCTGTTCAAACTGCTCTCCCGCGATCTCGACGAAAACGCGGAGATCCGGGCGGGCAATCTCGCCGCCGCCATCGTATTCGGCATGGTCATCGTCACCATAGCCTTCATGGTCCAGTCGGGACTGGGCGATCTGCTCAATACGCTGATCCCTCCGTTCGGCGGAACGAAAATCTCTTTCCAGGCCTGA
- a CDS encoding anaerobic sulfatase maturase, producing the protein MSMEKVQRTGPSYNQAFHVMVKPAGPNCNLRCGYCFYLEKHAIFGQQRFVLSGDVLEKFIAEYLRAQTVEEVTFAWQGGEPTLLGVDYFRNVCELQRKYADGHKVQNTLQTNGTLLDDEWCEFLAKEQFLVGLSLDGPRDIHDRYRFYADGRGSHEEVMRGLRLLKKHGVEFNALACVPRENAREGVRIYRFMREAGVRYIQFIPIIERKPDPRAQELGLDHGTPPSAENRGEPDVEPFTVDAAEYGAFLNAIYDDWIRRDVGRMFVNHFDIALNAWVGMPPPLCCNAKVCGSNVAMEHDGTVYTCDHYVYPEYALGNIAELTWEQIIHQPKQQEFGAAKFLDLPQYCRDCPWMFVCHGGCPKHRFIRTPDGEAGLNYLCEGFRAFYEHIDPTMRRMAELLRAKRSPAEIMREL; encoded by the coding sequence ATGAGCATGGAAAAAGTGCAGCGTACGGGTCCCTCCTACAATCAGGCCTTCCACGTCATGGTCAAACCGGCGGGGCCGAACTGCAACCTGCGCTGCGGCTACTGTTTCTACCTGGAGAAACACGCGATCTTCGGTCAGCAGCGCTTTGTCCTGTCCGGCGACGTGCTGGAGAAGTTTATCGCCGAGTATCTCCGCGCGCAGACCGTGGAGGAAGTGACCTTCGCGTGGCAGGGCGGAGAACCGACCCTGCTCGGCGTGGACTACTTCCGCAACGTGTGCGAGCTGCAGCGCAAGTACGCCGACGGGCACAAGGTGCAGAACACGCTGCAGACCAACGGCACGCTGCTCGACGACGAGTGGTGCGAGTTTCTCGCGAAGGAGCAGTTTCTCGTCGGGCTGAGTCTCGACGGACCGCGCGACATCCACGACCGCTACCGTTTTTACGCCGACGGGCGCGGATCGCACGAGGAGGTCATGCGCGGCCTCCGTCTGCTCAAAAAGCACGGGGTCGAGTTCAACGCGCTCGCCTGCGTCCCCCGCGAAAACGCGAGGGAGGGCGTGCGCATCTACCGGTTCATGCGCGAGGCCGGCGTGCGTTATATCCAGTTCATCCCGATCATCGAGCGCAAACCGGACCCCCGCGCGCAGGAACTCGGTCTGGATCACGGCACCCCGCCCAGCGCCGAAAACCGCGGGGAGCCGGACGTCGAACCGTTCACGGTCGATGCCGCCGAATACGGCGCGTTCCTGAACGCGATCTACGACGACTGGATCCGGCGCGACGTGGGCAGGATGTTCGTCAACCATTTCGACATCGCCCTCAACGCCTGGGTCGGCATGCCGCCCCCGCTTTGCTGCAACGCCAAGGTCTGCGGCAGCAACGTGGCGATGGAACATGACGGCACGGTGTACACCTGCGATCACTACGTCTATCCCGAGTACGCGCTCGGGAACATCGCGGAGCTGACCTGGGAACAGATCATCCACCAGCCGAAACAGCAGGAGTTCGGGGCGGCGAAGTTTCTCGACCTCCCGCAGTACTGCCGCGACTGCCCCTGGATGTTCGTCTGTCACGGCGGGTGCCCCAAGCACCGCTTCATCCGCACGCCGGACGGCGAAGCCGGGCTGAACTACCTCTGCGAAGGCTTCCGCGCGTTCTATGAGCACATCGATCCTACCATGCGCCGGATGGCCGAGCTGTTGCGCGCAAAGCGCTCCCCGGCCGAGATCATGAGGGAACTTTAA
- a CDS encoding helix-turn-helix domain-containing protein, producing MKSVSEQLRARRIELGLTLADAARRAGTSAATLSRYEHGWSRFETYTLNKLARALDCELRITLEPEEAGEDRPAPGIDEAVQRLARLFWDRTLSKSDLERYPVWVAERVLDYGNLEDVRMLRALLGRESFVRAAARAHRVSNVTRNFWKQILMMEGVPCTNESSRSTAWNS from the coding sequence ATGAAATCCGTATCCGAACAACTGAGGGCTCGGCGCATCGAGCTGGGGTTGACGCTGGCGGATGCCGCGCGCCGTGCGGGTACGTCGGCTGCTACCCTCTCGCGTTATGAGCACGGATGGTCCAGATTTGAGACGTATACCCTGAATAAGCTGGCCCGGGCGCTTGACTGCGAACTGCGCATTACCCTGGAGCCGGAAGAAGCAGGTGAAGATCGCCCTGCGCCCGGGATCGATGAAGCCGTACAGCGTCTCGCGCGTCTTTTCTGGGATCGAACGTTGAGCAAGAGCGATCTGGAGCGTTATCCGGTGTGGGTGGCGGAGCGCGTGCTGGACTACGGAAATCTTGAGGACGTCCGGATGCTGCGCGCGCTGCTCGGCAGGGAGTCCTTTGTCAGGGCGGCGGCCCGCGCGCACAGGGTGTCGAACGTAACCCGCAATTTCTGGAAACAAATACTGATGATGGAGGGTGTGCCGTGCACGAACGAGTCCTCCCGAAGCACAGCCTGGAACTCTTGA
- a CDS encoding nucleotidyl transferase AbiEii/AbiGii toxin family protein, whose translation MHERVLPKHSLELLSELAGDSSALMAGWRLAGGTGLALRYGHRISEDLDLFRNEPFSVEEMHGVLSAYGGYETWQEKEGHTLTVLLRGTKLSFFSVRDPFLFEPEQGRFFPVADTRDIALMKLAAVSGRGSRKDFIDLHVILRKPPALKEYFAMLPRKYDPARINTYHILKSLTYFEDAESEPMPRMLVPFDWEECKAFFVREARTLVLR comes from the coding sequence GTGCACGAACGAGTCCTCCCGAAGCACAGCCTGGAACTCTTGAGCGAACTGGCCGGGGATTCTTCGGCGCTGATGGCCGGCTGGCGGCTGGCAGGGGGGACAGGACTGGCCCTTCGTTACGGCCACCGCATCTCTGAAGATCTCGATCTGTTCCGCAACGAACCATTCAGCGTGGAAGAGATGCACGGGGTCTTGTCCGCGTACGGGGGATACGAGACATGGCAGGAGAAGGAGGGGCACACGCTGACTGTGCTCCTGAGGGGCACGAAGCTATCTTTTTTCTCCGTCCGCGACCCGTTCCTGTTTGAACCTGAACAGGGACGTTTCTTTCCCGTGGCCGACACGCGGGATATCGCGCTCATGAAACTCGCTGCCGTTTCGGGGCGGGGAAGCCGCAAGGATTTTATCGATCTGCACGTCATTCTGCGGAAACCGCCCGCGCTAAAGGAATACTTTGCCATGCTGCCCAGGAAGTACGACCCCGCCCGGATCAACACATACCATATACTCAAGAGTCTCACCTATTTTGAGGATGCCGAGTCCGAACCGATGCCGCGCATGCTGGTTCCGTTCGACTGGGAGGAGTGCAAGGCCTTTTTTGTGCGCGAGGCGCGCACGCTCGTTCTTCGCTGA
- a CDS encoding FAD-dependent oxidoreductase, whose translation MKWRCTVCGYVHEGDEPPEECPVCGAPAEQFEPLEEEAADRDAGQGGSAGRVVVIGAGVAGLTAAEMIRDRDPDAEITLLSDERELPYYRLNLTRFLAGDCPEENLPIHPAAWYDEKKIDLRLETRASELDAEKKEVRTEDGETFGWDRVILATGAAPAVPPVEGTGLDGIHTLRSADDARAIRAAVGEGLKCICVGGGILGLEIAGALNRQGADVTLLEMHDHLMPRQLNATAGDLMADFCRARGIDIRTGVSAKRFAGEGAVRGVELNSGEKLDTGLVLINIGIRSRTGLAAEQGMACGRGVTVDDRLRAGLDGVYAVGDACEHRGVKYEAWDPARYQGHIAGLNAAGVDTQFGGIPRQHVLKVLGCPMMSVGRFEAEEGDLVIEDGAERPYRRFVFRDRHLAGCVLLGDTALSENVREAIESGRDFGDLRGCSADDVADRL comes from the coding sequence ATGAAATGGCGATGCACGGTATGCGGGTATGTTCACGAGGGCGACGAGCCGCCGGAGGAGTGTCCGGTCTGTGGCGCGCCGGCCGAGCAGTTTGAACCGCTGGAGGAAGAGGCGGCGGATCGCGACGCCGGGCAGGGCGGAAGCGCCGGACGCGTGGTGGTCATCGGCGCCGGCGTGGCGGGGCTGACCGCGGCGGAGATGATCCGCGATCGCGATCCCGACGCCGAAATCACACTGCTCTCCGACGAGCGCGAACTCCCGTACTACCGGCTCAACCTCACCCGCTTTCTGGCGGGCGACTGCCCCGAAGAGAATCTCCCCATCCACCCCGCTGCCTGGTACGACGAGAAAAAGATCGATCTCCGCCTCGAAACGCGCGCGTCGGAGCTGGACGCGGAGAAAAAAGAAGTGCGGACCGAAGACGGCGAAACGTTCGGCTGGGATCGTGTGATCCTCGCCACCGGCGCCGCGCCCGCCGTGCCGCCGGTCGAGGGCACCGGCCTCGACGGGATTCATACGCTGCGTTCGGCGGACGACGCCCGCGCGATCCGCGCCGCGGTCGGCGAGGGGCTCAAATGTATCTGCGTCGGAGGGGGCATCCTCGGACTCGAAATCGCCGGCGCACTCAACCGTCAGGGTGCCGATGTCACCCTGCTCGAAATGCACGACCACCTGATGCCCCGCCAGCTCAATGCGACCGCCGGCGACCTGATGGCGGATTTCTGCCGGGCCCGGGGTATCGACATCCGCACCGGCGTGAGCGCAAAACGCTTTGCCGGCGAAGGCGCCGTTCGCGGGGTCGAACTGAACAGCGGGGAAAAACTGGACACCGGGCTGGTGCTGATCAATATCGGCATTCGCTCTCGCACGGGGCTGGCCGCGGAACAGGGCATGGCATGCGGGCGGGGGGTCACCGTGGACGACCGTCTGCGCGCCGGGCTGGACGGCGTGTACGCCGTCGGCGACGCCTGCGAGCACCGGGGCGTGAAGTACGAGGCCTGGGACCCCGCGCGCTACCAGGGCCACATCGCGGGGCTTAACGCGGCCGGCGTCGACACGCAGTTCGGCGGCATCCCGCGTCAACACGTGCTCAAGGTGCTGGGCTGCCCGATGATGAGCGTCGGCCGCTTCGAGGCGGAGGAGGGCGACCTGGTGATCGAGGACGGCGCCGAACGGCCCTATCGGCGGTTCGTGTTCCGCGACCGCCACCTCGCGGGCTGCGTCCTGCTCGGCGACACCGCCCTTTCCGAGAACGTGCGCGAAGCCATCGAATCCGGTCGCGATTTCGGCGACCTGCGCGGCTGCAGCGCCGACGACGTGGCCGACCGGCTGTGA
- the hflK gene encoding FtsH protease activity modulator HflK codes for MNGYDVNPEREIDLADLWRQYRSYILPVVILVLIVAAVLSSIYTVDTEGKAVVKRLGKVVAIKDPGLHLKLPFGIETAIFVPTERVLKEEFGFRTVEAGQQTRYRQGAAEKEESLMLAGDLSVVDMEWVVQFMIRDPDQFLHNVRNQQESIRDVSEAVMRRVVGNRLGADVLTVGRVEIAGRVREEMQQILDKYNLGVHIRTVELQDVTPPDPVKPAFNEVNESRQQKEQLVNEAEKKRNREIPRARGEAERIVSEAEGFAAERVNRAKGDTARFLAVLKEYKQAPSVTRRRLFVETMEEVLPAAGGLYVTRDEGPSPLPILPLRDALSRQMKEAK; via the coding sequence ATGAACGGATATGACGTCAACCCGGAGCGCGAGATCGATCTCGCCGACCTCTGGAGGCAGTACCGGTCCTACATCCTGCCGGTGGTGATTCTCGTGCTGATCGTCGCCGCCGTACTCAGCTCCATCTACACGGTGGACACCGAGGGCAAGGCGGTGGTCAAGCGTCTCGGCAAGGTCGTGGCGATCAAGGATCCCGGCCTGCATCTGAAACTTCCCTTCGGGATCGAGACCGCGATCTTCGTGCCGACCGAACGCGTGCTCAAGGAGGAGTTCGGTTTCCGGACCGTGGAGGCCGGACAGCAGACGCGCTACCGTCAGGGCGCCGCCGAGAAGGAAGAGTCGCTCATGCTCGCCGGCGACCTGAGCGTCGTCGACATGGAGTGGGTCGTGCAGTTCATGATCCGCGACCCCGACCAGTTTCTGCATAACGTGCGCAATCAGCAGGAGAGCATCCGCGATGTCTCCGAGGCGGTCATGCGGCGCGTGGTCGGCAACCGGCTCGGCGCCGATGTGCTCACCGTGGGCCGCGTCGAGATCGCCGGAAGGGTGCGCGAGGAGATGCAGCAGATCCTCGACAAGTACAATCTCGGCGTCCATATCCGTACCGTGGAACTCCAGGACGTCACCCCGCCCGATCCGGTGAAACCCGCCTTCAACGAAGTCAACGAATCGCGCCAGCAGAAGGAGCAGCTGGTCAACGAGGCGGAAAAGAAACGCAATCGCGAGATCCCGCGCGCCCGCGGGGAGGCCGAGCGGATCGTGTCGGAGGCGGAAGGGTTTGCCGCGGAGCGGGTCAATCGCGCGAAAGGCGATACGGCGCGTTTTCTGGCGGTGCTGAAGGAATATAAGCAGGCCCCGTCCGTGACGCGTCGGCGCCTGTTCGTGGAGACCATGGAGGAGGTGCTGCCCGCGGCGGGCGGCCTCTACGTGACGCGTGACGAAGGCCCCTCGCCCCTCCCGATTCTGCCCCTCCGCGATGCGCTGTCACGCCAAATGAAGGAGGCGAAGTGA
- the hflC gene encoding protease modulator HflC — translation MRKEAAKGNVVLAAVIVVAAAALVTLLSAAYTLDETEQAVILQFGAPIGEPVTTPGLHFKKPFIQEVRRFDKRVLAWDGDPNQIPTRGREFISVDTTARWKIVDPLKFLKSVRNETGAQSRLDDIIDSVVRDSISSTELTDIIRSRDWAVEEEKIEELAVPVEKKKEELKKKVRVGREKLTQDILKEAGKVMPSYGIELRDFRIKRINYISSVQKQVFDRMISERQRIAEGFRAEGEGKSQEIQGQTRREVQEIVSEAEREAQVIRGEAEAEATRIYNEAYSSDPEFYTFYRTLKSYRETVTDKTVLFLDADSEYLRFLNETGDAKAAQ, via the coding sequence ATGAGGAAGGAAGCAGCAAAGGGGAATGTCGTTCTGGCCGCCGTGATCGTCGTGGCGGCCGCCGCGCTCGTAACCCTCCTCTCCGCGGCCTATACCCTCGACGAGACCGAGCAGGCGGTGATCCTGCAGTTCGGCGCGCCGATCGGAGAACCGGTCACCACTCCCGGGCTCCATTTCAAGAAACCGTTCATCCAGGAGGTCCGCCGGTTCGACAAGCGCGTCCTGGCCTGGGACGGCGACCCGAACCAGATCCCGACCCGCGGGCGGGAATTTATTTCGGTCGACACCACCGCGCGCTGGAAGATCGTCGATCCGCTCAAATTCCTCAAGAGCGTCCGCAACGAGACGGGGGCGCAGTCGCGGCTCGACGACATCATCGACTCCGTCGTGCGCGACAGCATCTCGAGCACGGAACTCACCGATATCATCCGCTCCCGCGACTGGGCGGTGGAGGAGGAGAAGATCGAGGAACTCGCCGTGCCCGTCGAGAAGAAGAAGGAGGAGCTGAAGAAGAAGGTCCGCGTCGGCCGCGAAAAACTGACGCAGGACATCCTCAAGGAGGCGGGCAAGGTCATGCCCAGCTACGGGATCGAGCTGCGTGACTTCAGGATCAAGCGCATCAATTACATCAGCTCGGTCCAGAAACAGGTCTTCGACCGCATGATCTCCGAGCGGCAGCGGATCGCCGAGGGATTCCGCGCCGAAGGCGAAGGGAAGAGCCAGGAGATCCAGGGGCAGACGCGGCGCGAAGTGCAGGAGATCGTCTCCGAAGCGGAGCGCGAGGCACAGGTCATCCGCGGCGAGGCGGAGGCCGAGGCGACCCGGATCTACAACGAGGCCTACAGCAGCGATCCGGAGTTCTACACCTTCTACCGGACCCTGAAAAGCTATCGCGAGACGGTGACCGACAAGACCGTACTGTTCCTCGACGCCGATTCGGAATATCTCCGCTTTCTGAACGAGACCGGCGATGCGAAGGCGGCGCAGTAG
- a CDS encoding PKD domain-containing protein produces the protein MTKHRPFKKRRDRARRVSSAFFVIVLLSMLTATTAARAVPVTWSEPEAEFRLLLVLRGNTRWPAKAGFVSFCTSPYRPETSAFTVRRLDGVPVGTRRLWVRDGEPVKLMFDTSSGERSYYLYIGPKDRLEEKSFEPQSGVILETRPAHAFRIGSVDQFRKVWEAAGEPYGRSVVPKIFDGINRFGPSTEFMSRYRGWFELKEKGAYEIATVADDLAFVLIDGRTVVEWPRGKNLWRHRSGEVHAEVELDKGVHEIEYLHLQQHHRSVAMTAWRKKGADRFHLMQDGVYRPVAHFDPSAWMAADPDRQPGLVTWRIVDSLELDDRAVVRAEFRVRPEDEDLRYRWTFDDGTVVDGAAVTHIFLRPGRRRFRLQGLDGRWTEQEWKGTVRVHRRWEERFRWNEEIFDALRPHLMERDLASLPVEDFTYFMEWASSAHDLELLGRSVDEARRRADGLKRDAPEALLRIGAYYARARKHEYEEAEQWFRTVIGLDSAPAPLKDRARLELGALLLKAYGKPQEAQQVLKAVRPPHLSNRLQRRLRFLDAERLLIAGDTGRAREAFERLAAGTRMDSRSVLRRRATAQEAAAALDEGLTEEALDRMRGLMLEDPRERLDLDRIDLLRRIYLRSGDLLRARVLCASSLPLAVSDRERSELLYALADVYDRMGREDRARETARRIIDEYPYSAAASRAAGRWK, from the coding sequence ATGACGAAGCACCGACCGTTCAAAAAGCGGAGGGACCGCGCGCGGCGCGTTTCATCCGCTTTTTTCGTGATCGTCCTGCTTTCCATGCTGACGGCGACGACCGCCGCGCGGGCCGTGCCGGTGACCTGGAGCGAACCCGAAGCGGAGTTCCGGCTGCTGCTGGTGCTCCGCGGGAATACCCGCTGGCCCGCGAAGGCGGGATTCGTCTCGTTCTGCACCTCCCCGTACCGGCCCGAAACGTCCGCGTTCACGGTGCGCAGGCTGGACGGGGTCCCGGTGGGCACCCGCCGCCTGTGGGTCCGCGACGGCGAGCCGGTCAAACTCATGTTCGACACCTCGTCGGGTGAGCGGAGCTATTACCTCTACATCGGTCCGAAGGACCGGCTGGAGGAGAAGTCTTTCGAACCTCAAAGCGGGGTCATCCTCGAAACGCGCCCCGCCCACGCCTTCCGGATCGGTTCGGTCGATCAGTTCCGCAAGGTCTGGGAGGCGGCCGGCGAACCCTACGGAAGGTCGGTCGTCCCGAAGATTTTCGACGGCATCAACCGGTTCGGCCCGTCCACGGAGTTCATGTCCCGCTATCGGGGCTGGTTCGAGCTGAAGGAGAAGGGCGCGTACGAAATCGCGACCGTGGCCGACGACCTCGCGTTCGTGCTGATCGACGGACGCACCGTGGTCGAGTGGCCGCGCGGGAAGAACTTGTGGCGCCACCGCAGCGGTGAAGTGCACGCGGAGGTGGAACTCGACAAGGGGGTGCACGAGATCGAGTACCTGCACCTCCAACAGCACCACCGCAGCGTGGCCATGACCGCCTGGCGCAAGAAGGGAGCGGACCGCTTCCACCTGATGCAGGACGGGGTCTATCGCCCCGTTGCGCATTTCGACCCCTCGGCGTGGATGGCGGCGGACCCGGACCGGCAGCCGGGACTGGTCACCTGGCGCATCGTCGATTCGCTCGAACTCGACGACCGGGCCGTCGTGCGGGCGGAGTTCCGCGTCCGGCCGGAGGACGAGGATCTCCGCTACCGGTGGACATTCGATGACGGCACGGTGGTCGACGGCGCGGCGGTGACCCATATCTTTCTGCGGCCCGGCCGGCGCCGCTTCCGTCTGCAGGGACTGGACGGACGCTGGACCGAACAGGAGTGGAAGGGCACCGTGCGCGTGCATCGTCGCTGGGAAGAACGCTTCCGCTGGAACGAAGAGATATTCGACGCCCTCAGACCGCACCTCATGGAACGCGACCTGGCTTCGCTGCCGGTGGAGGATTTCACTTATTTCATGGAATGGGCGTCGTCGGCCCACGACCTCGAGCTGCTGGGCCGGAGCGTCGACGAGGCGCGCCGGCGCGCGGACGGTCTCAAACGTGACGCGCCGGAGGCGCTGCTGCGGATCGGCGCGTATTACGCCCGCGCCCGCAAGCACGAGTACGAGGAGGCCGAACAATGGTTCCGGACGGTGATCGGCCTCGACTCGGCGCCCGCGCCGCTGAAGGATCGCGCCCGGCTCGAACTGGGCGCGCTGCTGCTGAAGGCCTACGGCAAGCCGCAGGAGGCTCAGCAGGTGTTGAAGGCCGTCAGACCCCCGCACCTCTCGAACCGGCTTCAGCGGCGGCTCCGGTTCCTGGACGCGGAACGGCTGCTGATCGCGGGGGATACGGGCCGGGCGCGCGAGGCCTTCGAGCGGCTGGCCGCCGGAACACGCATGGATTCCCGTTCCGTGCTGCGCCGCCGCGCGACGGCGCAGGAAGCGGCGGCCGCGCTCGACGAGGGCCTGACGGAAGAGGCGCTCGACAGGATGCGGGGTCTGATGCTCGAGGATCCGCGCGAACGGCTCGATCTCGACCGCATCGACCTCCTGCGGCGCATCTATCTCAGGAGCGGAGACCTCCTCCGCGCGCGCGTCCTGTGCGCCTCCAGCCTCCCCCTGGCCGTCTCCGACCGCGAACGCTCCGAACTGCTCTACGCCCTCGCCGACGTCTACGATCGAATGGGCCGCGAGGACCGGGCCCGCGAGACCGCCCGCCGCATCATCGACGAGTATCCCTACAGTGCCGCCGCCTCCCGCGCCGCCGGTCGATGGAAGTGA